A region from the Triticum urartu cultivar G1812 chromosome 1, Tu2.1, whole genome shotgun sequence genome encodes:
- the LOC125549642 gene encoding 1-aminocyclopropane-1-carboxylate oxidase-like, with amino-acid sequence MVVPVIDFSKLDGAERAETMAQIADGCENWGFFQLVNHGIPLELLDRVKKVCSESYRLREAAFRSSEPVQTLERLVEAERRGEAVAPVDDMDWEDIFYLHDDNQWPSDPPAFKETMREYRAELKKLAERVMEAMDENLGLDKGRMKAAFTGDGLHAPFFGTKVSHYPPCPRPDLITGLRAHTDAGGVILLFQDDKVGGLEVLKDGEWLDVQPLADAIVVNTGDQVEVLSNGRYRSAWHRVLPMRNGNRRSIASFYNPAFEAAISPAVGEGGATAYPDYVFGDYMDVYNKQKFDAKEPRFEAVKAPKAA; translated from the coding sequence ATGGTTGTTCCGGTGATCGACTTCTCCAAGCTCGACGGCGCCGAGAGGGCGGAGACCATGGCGCAGATCGCCGACGGCTGCGAGAACTGGGGCTTCTTCCAGCTGGTGAACCACGGCATCCCGCTGGAGCTCCTTGACCGCGTCAAGAAGGTGTGCTCCGAGAGCTACCGCCTCCGGGAGGCGGCGTTCCGGTCGTCGGAGCCGGTGCAGACGCTGGAGAGGCTGGTGGAGGCGgagcggcgcggcgaggcggtggCGCCGGTGGACGACATGGACTGGGAGGACATCTTCTACCTCCACGACGACAACCAGTGGCCCTCCGACCCGCCGGCCTTCAAGGAGACCATGCGGGAGTACCGCGCCGagctcaagaagctcgcggagCGGGTCATGGAGGCCATGGACGAGAACCTCGGCCTGGACAAGGGCCGCATGAAGGCCGCCTTCACCGGCGACGGCCTCCACGCCCCGTTCTTCGGCACCAAGGTCAGCCACTACCCGCCGTGCCCGCGCCCGGACCTCATCACCGGGCTCCGCGCGCACACCGACGCCGGCGGCGTCATCCTGCTGTTCCAGGACGACAAGGTGGGCGGCCTCGAGGTGCTCAAGGACGGCGAGTGGCTGGACGTGCAGCCGCTCGCCGACGCCATCGTCGTCAACACCGGCGACCAGGTGGAGGTGCTCAGCAACGGCCGCTACCGCAGCGCGTGGCACCGCGTCCTGCCCATGCGCAACGGCAACCGCCGCTCCATCGCGTCCTTCTACAACCCGGCGTTCGAGGCGGCCATCTCGCCGGCGGTGGGCGAAGGTGGCGCCACCGCGTACCCGGACTACGTGTTCGGGGATTACATGGACGTGTACAACAAGCAGAAGTTCGATGCCAAGGAGCCAAGATTCGAGGCCGTCAAGGCGCCAAAGGCAGCTTAA
- the LOC125511235 gene encoding septin and tuftelin-interacting protein 1 homolog 1-like, translated as MALLKRSFTAALLDEGDDPSYPLKMPGSLARTTAPVAKMMRLWNYKQGSGLGAHGQGIIAPIKAIQHCSTAGIGHSEKTYKNGLHGAPAPSPPAHDEWHESAAVSRALRLERECYEKTLALLRDAKLQGDDSAETAEALAAIVESEEVLRGKKRAQGAWRAALPPSAVRHIVKQVLTPRIAMKAREWEPLWSPGCGHWLRPWIPLIGHLPESLYATVESKISGGCYDVISPWKDYLAPTQWEIFSRRHVLPRLTRWLQQLKITPPKQRDTKFREVMSWMPLVRTEDVVSILEQEFFGKWESALRHWLQSARPPSGEATAWCAGWKNLFTPELLHDERVLAWLESGVAMVDRETEDLNRLVCHS; from the coding sequence ATGGCGCTACTGAAGCGCAGCTTCACCGCAGCGCTGCTCGACGAGGGCGACGACCCGTCGTACCCGTTGAAGATGCCGGGCAGCCTCGCGCGCACCACCGCGCCGGTGGCCAAGATGATGCGGCTGTGGAACTACAAGCAAGGCTCGGGCCTCGGTGCCCACGGCCAAGGCATCATCGCCCCTATAAAGGCTATCCAGCATTGCTCAACCGCCGGCATCGGCCACTCCGAAAAGACGTACAAGAACGGCCTGCATGGCGCGCCGGCGCCGTCGCCGCCAGCCCACGACGAGTGGCACGAGTCGGCGGCCGTCTCACGGGCCCTGCGCCTCGAGCGGGAGTGCTACGAGAAGACCCTCGCGCTGCTGCGCGACGCGAAGCTTCAAGGCGACGACAGCGCGGAGACGGCGGAGGCGCTGGCCGCTATCGTCGAGTCCGAGGAGGTGCTCCGGGGGAAGAAGCGCGCGCAGGGCGCGTGGAGGGCCGCGCTGCCTCCTTCCGCCGTGCGGCACATCGTGAAGCAGGTGCTCACGCCGAGGATCGCCATGAAGGCGCGAGAGTGGGAGCCGTTGTGGAGCCCGGGCTGCGGCCACTGGCTACGCCCGTGGATCCCCTTGATCGGACACTTGCCGGAGAGCCTCTACGCCACCGTGGAGAGCAAGATCAGCGGCGGCTGCTACGACGTCATCTCCCCATGGAAAGACTACTTGGCCCCGACGCAGTGGGAGATCTTCTCCCGGCGTCACGTCCTGCCCAGGCTCACGCGGTGGCTGCAACAGCTGAAGATCACACCACCAAAGCAGCGCGACACTAAGTTCCGCGAGGTGATGTCGTGGATGCCTCTGGTGCGCACCGAAGACGTGGTGTCGATCCTAGAGCAGGAGTTTTTCGGCAAATGGGAGAGCGCGCTGCGTCACTGGCTGCAGTCCGCGAGGCCACCGTCGGGGGAGGCCACGGCGTGGTGCGCCGGCTGGAAGAACCTCTTCACCCCGGAGCTGCTCCACGACGAACGCGTGCTGGCATGGCTGGAGTCTGGCGTTGCCATGGTGGATCGAGAAACGGAAGACCTCAACCGCCTTGTTTGTCATAGTTGA
- the LOC125549658 gene encoding protein O-glucosyltransferase 1, which produces MGGYTPEGGGGRAARPGRYPPLASLVVSTIAAFSAVIVIAVLHSAYDDALSRTRTLLGHNLEPTPWHPFPHDKGRPPPRAALRCASYLSCLPPLSQPKPAAAVAANASRPRRCPSYFAAIRRDLAPWRRRDGGGGGITRALVESGRHRASMRVTITGGGTRLHVDLYYACVQSRALFTVWSLLQLMRRYPGRVPDVDLMFDCMDRPAINRTEHTGEGAPPPPPLFRYCTTRDHFDIPFPDWSFWGWPETHIEPWTREFRSIKQGSRRVRWPDRVPTAYWKGNPDVASPLRLALLACNDTNLWRAEIMRQNWEEEAKSGYQNSKLSSQCTHRYKIYAEGFAWSVSLKYILSCGSMALLIDPLYQDFFSRGLEPRVNHWPVSTVGTCESIRDAVEWGNAHPEEAERVGKRGQRLMQELGMDTVYDYMLHLLTEYAALLDFRPAPPHSSQEACAGSVLCLADDHQRRFLEASAAYPATAGPCSMPPSDG; this is translated from the exons ATGGGCGGCTACACGccggagggcggcggcggccgtgCCGCCCGCCCCGGACGGTACCCTCCCCTCGCCTCCCTCGTCGTCTCCACCATCGCCGCCTTCTCCGCCGTCATCGTCATCGCCGTCCTCCACTCG GCGTACGACGACGCGCTGTCCCGGACGCGGACGCTGCTGGGGCACAACCTGGAGCCGACGCCGTGGCACCCGTTCCCGCACGACAAgggccgcccgccgccgcgcgccgcgcTGCGGTGCGCCTCCTACCTCTCCTGCCTGCCGCCGCTCTCGCAGCCGaagccggcggcggcggtggcggccaACGCGTCGAGGCCGCGGCGGTGCCCGTCCTACTTCGCCGCCATCCGCCGCGACCTGGCGCCCTGGCGGCGccgcgacggcggcggcggcggcatcaCGCGCGCGCTCGTCGAGTCGGGCCGCCACCGCGCGTCCATGCGCGTCACCATCACGGGCGGCGGGACGCGGCTGCACGTGGACCTCTACTACGCCTGCGTCCAGAGCCGCGCGCTCTTCACGGTGTGGAGCCTGCTGCAGCTCATGCGGCGCTACCCCGGCCGCGTCCCGGACGTGGACCTCATGTTCGACTGCATGGACCGGCCGGCCATCAACCGCACCGAGCACACCGGCGAgggcgcgccgccgccgcctcccctgTTCCGGTACTGCACCACCCGCGACCACTTTGACATCCCGTTCCCGGACTGGTCCTTCTGGGGCTGGCCGGAGACGCACATCGAGCCGTGGACCCGGGAGTTCAGGAGCATCAAGCAGGGCTCCAGGCGGGTGCGCTGGCCGGACAGGGTGCCCACGGCGTACTGGAAGGGCAACCCCGACGTGGCGTCGCCCCTCCGCCTCGCGCTGCTCGCCTGCAACGACACCAACCTGTGGCGAGCCGAGATCATGCGCCAA AACTGGGAGGAGGAGGCCAAGTCCGGGTACCAGAACTCCAAGCTCTCCAGCCAGTGCACGCACCG GTACAAGATCTACGCGGAGGGGTTCGCGTGGTCGGTGAGCCTCAAGTACATCCTGTCGTGCGGGTCCATGGCGCTGCTGATCGACCCGCTGTACCAGGACTTCTTCAGCCGGGGGCTGGAGCCGCGGGTGAACCACTGGCCGGTGAGCACGGTGGGGACGTGCGAGTCCATCCGGGACGCCGTGGAGTGGGGCAACGCGCACCCGGAGGAGGCGGAGCGGGTCGGGAAGCGCGGGCAGCGGCTCATGCAGGAGCTGGGCATGGACACCGTCTACGACTACATGCTGCACCTGCTCACCGAGTACGCCGCGCTGCTCGACTtccggccggcgccgccgcacTCGTCCCAAGAGGCCTGCGCCGGCTCCGTGCTCTGCCTCGCCGACGACCACCAGAGGAGGTTCCTGGAGGCGTCCGCCGCGTACCCCGCCACCGCCGGGCCGTGCTCCATGCCGCCGTCCGACGGCTGA